DNA from Pelagibacterium nitratireducens:
TGACCTAAAGAAAGAAGGGCTGATGCGCAGCGATTCCGATCGTGGAATCTGGGAGCTGAGCGAGGACGGCTTGCGGGAGGCGAGACGGCTATCAGAGTAGAGCTGAGCCTTTCAAGGAAGCCTAGCTATCGAAGTCCATGGCAGTCTGCGGGTCTTCGGGGGGCAGATCAAGGTCGGCTGTTCGGTAGGCTCTCAACCCAGCCTGCTCCGCATATCTCACAACATCGGTGTCGTCAGAATAGACGGTTGTCGCCCCTTCGGCTTTCGCGATGGCCACGATCTGGCGGTCGAATTTGACCTTACCGCGCGTGACCTCAGGATCAGCAGAATCGATACGAATTCCTCCGCGTCTAAGCGCGTCGCCGATCGCTAACGCTGCCTCGATGGCGGCCTTTTGATCAAAGTTTGCAATGCGGAAGACGGCCTGCCCATTCAGGGCATCAAGATAGTGATTGGTTGCCTCACCCGAATGGACCAGGATTTCACTCAGCACCGGCGTTGGCACGATGATCTTTTCACTGGCGTCGGACAGTACAGAAACAAGATGCTCTATGCGGGCAGCAGCGTTTTCGACCGGCAAACCGGTCGCTGGATCAATCGGGGGCTTTGCCTTTGGCTCGATGAGCAGCAACAGAACGGAGGTATCGAAAACCACCATCAGTGAAGGCCATCCTTGCCGTCCCGCAACTCATCAAGCGCCGCGATCGGATCGTCCATTTCGGCCCAATGGCTGCCCTGCGCGGCCCGCAGATCTTCAACAGCCTCCGCAAGGTCGTGATTCTTGAGGATAGCAAAGGTGGCAACTCGGAAACGCTTCAGCGTCCAGATGCCGTCTTCTTCTCGCATCCATCTCCCGCTTCCATGGAGTCGGATTGGCTCGAAC
Protein-coding regions in this window:
- a CDS encoding type II toxin-antitoxin system VapC family toxin, with the protein product MVVFDTSVLLLLIEPKAKPPIDPATGLPVENAAARIEHLVSVLSDASEKIIVPTPVLSEILVHSGEATNHYLDALNGQAVFRIANFDQKAAIEAALAIGDALRRGGIRIDSADPEVTRGKVKFDRQIVAIAKAEGATTVYSDDTDVVRYAEQAGLRAYRTADLDLPPEDPQTAMDFDS